A genomic window from Silene latifolia isolate original U9 population chromosome 11, ASM4854445v1, whole genome shotgun sequence includes:
- the LOC141613182 gene encoding RNA polymerase II C-terminal domain phosphatase-like 4: MNPPCKAECTITCFFTCIGKTKTKKKDCEADKPYHNINRNFSLSVKEINRTRELNLRSLIKRKKLHLLLDLDNTLIHAIRVNRLSSTDRDYLRYIQREIVDGGVVNPAYIYPMLDYSYALKMRPGVKEFLMELSPLFDISIYTLAGRSYAKVVAEILDPYKCTFRDIITNENCTTPGYKGLDVVLYPERVTVIVDDLREVWKKHPDNLIQIRPYEFFDYLSLGLGVEELVKHESTDMDTELLRVLIHLKKLHAQFYKEKTLGHSHRDIRKFIIR; the protein is encoded by the coding sequence ATGAATCCACCATGCAAAGCAGAATGCACGATTACTTGTTTTTTTACGTGTATCGGAAAGACGAAGACAAAGAAGAAAGATTGTGAAGCTGATAAACCTTACCACAATATAAACCGTAATTTCTCTCTGTCGGTCAAGGAGATTAACCGTACTCGTGAATTAAACCTTCGCAGCTTGATTAAGCGCAAGAAGCTTCATCTCCTGCTCGACCTCGACAATACCCTGATTCATGCGATTCGTGTGAATCGTCTTAGCTCAACTGATAGAGACTACCTCCGATACATCCAAAGGGAGATTGTTGACGGGGGAGTTGTGAACCCGGCGTATATCTATCCGATGCTAGACTATAGTTATGCCCTAAAGATGAGGCCGGGTGTTAAGGAGTTTCTAATGGAATTGAGCCCACTATTTGATATTTCTATCTATACCTTGGCAGGAAGGTCATACGCCAAGGTTGTTGCTGAGATACTCGATCCTTATAAGTGTACTTTTAGAGATATCATCACTAATGAAAATTGTACCACTCCGGGTTATAAGGGACTTGATGTAGTGTTGTACCCGGAGCGTGTAACTGTTATCGTCGATGACTTGAGGGAGGTCTGGAAGAAGCATCCTGATAACTTGATACAAATCAGGCCTTATGAGTTCTTTGATTATCTATCGTTAGGGTTGGGAGTTGAGGAGTTAGTTAAACACGAGTCGACTGATATGGATACTGAGCTGCTTAGGGTTTTGATTCATTTGAAGAAACTTCATGCCCAATTTTACAAGGAGAAGACTCTTGGACATTCACATCGAGATATTAGGAAGTTCATCATCAGGTAA